One Spiribacter halobius DNA segment encodes these proteins:
- a CDS encoding sulfite oxidase, giving the protein MSEQRKQERGICELYETDPERADALLFGRRWCSDRRGFLKGAGLATMAAVVGGSIPFHRNMPGGLIPAALAEETGAFEIEGKDGLRVLNDRPVNAETPPHLLDDDVTPTARHFIRNNGLPPGDYTPDGWRMTVDGEVDNPLDLGIEDLQSRFEVVTLRLQLECGGNGRAAFNPPASGNQWTLGAIGNAEWTGVRLRDVLRAAGMRDTARYTGHYGRDSHLSGDPERDAISRGMPIWKAMDPHTLVAFRMNGDALHPMNGAPLRIVAPGWPGSVSQKWLSRIWVRDRVHDGQKMGGMSYRVPRYPVEPGQEVPEEDFRIIESMPVKSLITSPMSGHELPRDHRRLEVRGHAWAGDRAVRAVHVSYDFGSTWHQAELSPPPNPYSWQRWRARLEFPQKGYYEVWARATDDAGESQPFAVAWNPKGYLNNSMHRIAVRVPV; this is encoded by the coding sequence ATGAGCGAGCAACGCAAACAGGAACGCGGGATCTGCGAGCTGTACGAGACCGACCCCGAGCGCGCGGACGCCCTGCTGTTCGGCCGCCGCTGGTGCAGTGACCGCCGGGGATTCCTCAAGGGGGCGGGGCTGGCCACGATGGCTGCGGTGGTGGGGGGCAGCATCCCGTTCCACCGCAATATGCCCGGTGGCCTGATTCCCGCCGCCCTGGCCGAGGAGACCGGGGCGTTCGAGATCGAGGGCAAGGACGGGCTGCGCGTGCTGAACGACCGCCCGGTGAACGCCGAGACCCCGCCGCATCTGCTCGATGACGACGTCACGCCCACGGCGCGGCACTTCATCCGCAACAATGGCCTGCCGCCCGGCGACTACACCCCGGACGGCTGGCGCATGACCGTGGACGGCGAGGTGGACAACCCGCTGGACCTCGGCATCGAGGATCTGCAGTCGCGCTTCGAGGTGGTGACCCTGCGCCTGCAGCTCGAGTGCGGGGGCAATGGGCGTGCCGCCTTCAACCCCCCGGCGAGCGGCAATCAGTGGACCCTGGGTGCCATCGGCAACGCCGAGTGGACCGGCGTGCGCCTGCGCGACGTGCTGAGGGCCGCGGGCATGCGGGACACCGCCCGCTATACCGGCCATTACGGGCGCGACAGCCATCTCTCCGGCGATCCGGAGCGGGACGCGATCTCCCGCGGCATGCCCATCTGGAAGGCCATGGACCCGCACACGCTGGTCGCCTTCCGCATGAACGGAGACGCGCTGCATCCCATGAACGGGGCGCCGCTGCGTATCGTGGCGCCGGGCTGGCCGGGCTCGGTATCGCAGAAGTGGCTGAGCCGCATCTGGGTGCGGGACCGGGTGCACGACGGCCAGAAAATGGGCGGGATGTCCTATCGGGTGCCGCGCTATCCGGTGGAGCCGGGTCAGGAAGTGCCGGAGGAGGACTTCAGGATCATCGAGTCGATGCCCGTGAAGTCGCTCATTACCTCGCCCATGTCCGGGCATGAGCTGCCCCGGGATCACCGCAGGCTCGAGGTGCGGGGTCATGCCTGGGCCGGGGACCGTGCCGTGCGCGCGGTGCACGTCTCCTACGACTTCGGCAGCACCTGGCACCAGGCGGAGCTCTCGCCGCCGCCCAACCCCTACTCCTGGCAGCGCTGGCGGGCTCGGCTAGAGTTTCCGCAGAAGGGCTACTACGAGGTGTGGGCCCGCGCCACGGACGACGCCGGAGAGAGCCAGCCGTTCGCGGTGGCCTGGAATCCCAAAGGCTATCTCAACAACTCCATGCACCGGATCGCGGTGCGGGTGCCGGTATGA
- a CDS encoding RNA polymerase sigma factor — protein sequence MATAREWLVCWMRPLFAYAMTLTRDRERAQDLVQECAARALAAERLPAAERARGRWLFRTLRHCHVDGVRAERRRREAEPSVARAAAGWALGQGAAPEEEIALRQALRRLPPAQYEVILLVDLQGYGYREAAATLALPVGTVMSRLARARRALLGALEPGVLSQGGDRE from the coding sequence ATGGCTACCGCTCGCGAGTGGCTCGTATGCTGGATGCGGCCGCTGTTCGCCTACGCGATGACGCTCACGCGGGATCGCGAGCGGGCGCAGGATCTGGTGCAGGAGTGTGCGGCGCGGGCGCTGGCCGCCGAGCGGCTGCCAGCCGCCGAGCGCGCCCGCGGGCGCTGGCTGTTCCGCACGCTGCGTCATTGCCATGTCGACGGCGTGCGGGCCGAGCGGCGCCGGCGCGAGGCCGAGCCGAGCGTGGCCCGCGCCGCCGCTGGCTGGGCGCTTGGCCAAGGCGCTGCGCCGGAGGAGGAAATTGCGCTGCGCCAGGCGCTGCGGCGCCTGCCGCCCGCCCAGTACGAGGTGATCCTGCTGGTGGATCTGCAGGGCTACGGCTATCGCGAGGCGGCGGCGACGCTGGCACTGCCGGTGGGCACCGTCATGAGCCGCCTGGCCCGGGCGCGGCGCGCCCTGCTGGGCGCGCTCGAGCCGGGGGTTCTGAGCCAGGGAGGAGACCGTGAATGA
- a CDS encoding alkaline phosphatase D family protein, with the protein MSRRNDCIDRSRRRLLGAGAALGAGAVVLPWAGRAPAVVTSERSRPQIPHGVASGDVTPHSAMIWSRSDRPARMLVETAPTESFRLARPLRGPEALAADDYTARLYLRDLPAGEDVFYRVRFQSLEDPRAVSEPVVGRLRTPGGGRGDVRFVWGGDTAGQGWGIDESLGGMRIYEAMRSLAPDFFIHSGDTVYADGPLEREVALPDGGTWRNLVTEEKSKVAETLDEFRGQYRYNLLDRNVRAFNAEVPQLWQWDDHETVNNWYPGEVLEDERYRVSSVDLLAARARRAFLEYAPLRPVAGDPQRIYRHQAMGPHLELFFLDKRSYRGPNTRNRQAAPGPDTALLGGEQIAWLKRALLASRSTWKVIASDMPVGLIVSDGEAFENGANGDGPPLGREHDIAELLRFIHHNDIRNVVWLTADVHYAAAHYYDPAKARFADFRPFWEFVTGPLHAGTFGPNALDPTFGPQVMYQKAPPEGQRNLPPSAGLQFFGDVRIDGASGVMKVALRDIDGQSLFSVDLEPETA; encoded by the coding sequence ATGTCCCGCCGCAACGATTGCATCGATCGTTCCCGCCGCCGTCTGCTCGGAGCCGGCGCGGCGCTGGGCGCCGGCGCGGTGGTGCTGCCGTGGGCCGGCCGGGCGCCGGCGGTGGTCACCTCGGAAAGGAGCCGCCCGCAGATCCCCCATGGCGTGGCAAGCGGCGACGTCACACCACACTCGGCCATGATCTGGAGCCGCAGCGACCGCCCCGCCCGAATGCTGGTGGAGACGGCACCGACGGAGTCCTTCCGCCTAGCGCGCCCGCTGCGGGGGCCCGAGGCGCTGGCGGCGGACGACTACACCGCCCGCCTTTACCTGCGCGATCTGCCCGCGGGCGAGGACGTCTTCTACCGGGTGCGCTTCCAGAGCCTGGAGGATCCGCGCGCGGTGAGCGAGCCCGTGGTCGGACGCCTGCGCACCCCGGGCGGCGGGCGCGGGGACGTGCGCTTCGTCTGGGGTGGCGACACTGCGGGCCAGGGCTGGGGCATCGACGAGAGCCTTGGCGGCATGCGCATCTACGAGGCCATGCGCAGCCTCGCCCCGGACTTCTTCATCCACAGCGGCGACACCGTCTACGCCGACGGCCCGCTGGAGCGCGAGGTCGCTCTGCCCGACGGCGGCACCTGGCGCAACCTCGTCACCGAGGAGAAGAGCAAGGTGGCGGAGACCCTGGACGAGTTCCGCGGCCAGTACCGCTACAACCTGCTGGACCGCAACGTCCGCGCCTTCAACGCCGAGGTGCCGCAGCTCTGGCAGTGGGACGACCACGAGACCGTGAACAACTGGTACCCCGGCGAGGTGCTGGAGGACGAGCGCTACCGCGTGAGCAGCGTCGATCTGCTCGCCGCCCGCGCCCGCCGCGCCTTCCTCGAGTACGCCCCGCTGCGCCCGGTGGCGGGCGACCCCCAGCGCATCTACCGGCATCAGGCCATGGGCCCGCACCTGGAGCTGTTCTTCCTCGACAAGCGCAGCTACCGCGGCCCCAACACCCGCAACCGGCAGGCCGCACCCGGCCCCGATACTGCCCTCCTCGGCGGCGAGCAGATCGCCTGGTTGAAGCGCGCCCTGCTCGCCTCCCGCAGCACCTGGAAGGTGATCGCCTCGGACATGCCGGTGGGGCTCATCGTGAGCGACGGCGAGGCCTTCGAGAACGGCGCCAACGGCGACGGCCCGCCCCTCGGCCGCGAGCACGACATCGCCGAGCTGCTGCGCTTCATCCACCACAACGACATCCGCAACGTCGTCTGGCTGACCGCCGACGTCCACTACGCCGCCGCCCACTACTACGACCCGGCGAAGGCCCGCTTCGCCGACTTCCGCCCCTTCTGGGAGTTCGTCACTGGGCCGCTGCACGCCGGGACCTTCGGCCCCAACGCCCTCGATCCGACCTTCGGCCCGCAGGTGATGTACCAGAAGGCGCCGCCGGAGGGTCAGCGCAACCTGCCGCCCTCCGCCGGCCTGCAGTTCTTCGGCGACGTCCGCATCGACGGCGCCAGCGGCGTGATGAAGGTCGCCCTGCGGGATATCGACGGGCAGTCGCTGTTCAGCGTCGACCTGGAGCCCGAAACCGCCTGA